The nucleotide window AGGTCCGCCGGACCGAGTACAGCCCGCCGAGCAGCGGTGGCTGGTCGAGTCAGTTGCACTCGAAGACCGGGTTCTCCGAGGGTGTCGACCGCGTAAAACTCGTCCTCACTGGCGGGAGTGCCGCCTGGGCCGTCCAGGTCGGGACCGTCGAACTCACCGTCGGTGACGGCTCCGACGAGCCGGCGGCCCCGCCGGCCGTCGGCGGGAGTGCGAACGCGCCGACCGATCCGGACGGCGACACGCTCTTCGAGGACGTCGACGGCGACGGTGAGCTGAACTTCCCGGACGTGAACACGCTGTTCCAGAACACCGAGTCGGCATCGGTCCAGGACAACGCCGGATTCTACGACTTCTCCGGCGACGGTGTCGTCGACATGCAGGACGTGCTCGCGCTGTTCGAGTTGGTCTGATCGACCCGATCGATTCGACGCTCGCGTCTGCGCTCTGGAGCATCTGAATCCGGGTGCTGGCCGCCCTATCCACGTCGAAATAATTTAATATTATCCTGGTTGAATACTTTAAATATATATTTAAATTATAAAAAATACATTTGGCTCTCGACCCCGTATCGACTGTGGACTGTGACAGAACCGTCCTGCGGCGTCACAGGGGACATTCGAGAGATGACACGATCGCTCACAGAGGCGCTGACGCGCTGGGGATTCTCCGACACAGAGGTCGACGTCTACCTCGCCGCGCTGGAGGCGGGCCAGGCACCGGCCTCGGAGATCGCAGACACAGCAGACGTTTCGCGGCGTCACGTCTACCGCGTCAGTGAGCGACTGGCGGAGGTCGGCCTGGTCGACGTTCGAGACCAGTATCAGCCGACACTCATCCGGGCGACGCCGTCGGAGGAGGTCGCCGAGATCATGCAGCGCCGCCAGAAGACGATCGTCACCGAGATCGACCAGCACCGCGGCGGGCCGGACGAGCCGATCGGTGGCGTCGAGGTCATCAAACACACGGCCACCGTGCTCGACCGCACCCGATCACTGATCGCCGCGGCCGACGAGCTGGTGTTCGTGACCGCGCCAGCGGATCTCGTCGAACGGCTGGCCGAGGACCTGCAGGCGGCCCGCGAACGGGGAGTGATCGTCCTGGTGTTCACCGAAGACGTCGCCGGGCTGTCGCAGCCGTTCGAGCAGATCGCGAGCGTCGTTCGGGTGCGCGAGGACTTCGACCTGTTCCACCAGTTCGCCCTGGCTGTCGACTCTTTCCGGGCGCTCGTCGGCACGCCCGAGGCTATGGACCATCACGCCGACGAGCGGTTCGGTCCGGCACTGGCAGTCGAGGGCGAGTACGTCACGCCCCGGATCTGTGCGTCGTTTCTCGAATACGAGTGGAAGCTCGGCGTCGAGCGCGCCGTGCCCGAGCCAGTGTCGCTGCCCGCCACGTTCGAGGGGTTCACTCCGGCGGTCGTTCACGCTGCACTCCACCGTAGCGCAGGGACCGACCTCCACGCGACCGTCGTGACGCGCCCCATCGAGCGGGACCGCTCTGATCGCGACACCAGGACCACGATCGAGGGCGCTGTCTCCGCGGTCCGACAGGGGATCGTGGAACCGTATCGGAAATCGTTCCTCTTCGAACAGTCGATGACGATCGATACCGACACGGGTGAGGTGACCGTCGCCGGTCCGGGTGCGATGTTCGAAGACTTCGTCGCGACCAGGGTGACACTTCAGCGGGGCAGCGATGTGGACTCTTGAGTCCCGATCGTCGCTCACCACGCCTGGCGACGGTCGATTCCCGTGGAGGGACGCGACGGTCGGGCCGTCGGGAGGCGGCGGCCGTGGGGGCGCGCACCTGAAACGGTCTTGGGGCCGTATCGATCCGGACGCGCCGCCGTCTCGACGGTGATCGGTCGGCCGTGTCGGTCACCTCCGGGCGGACTGACCCGAATCCCCGATTCGGACAGCACGGACCGAACTGTGACGAACTACGTCGTCGGGAATCGCCGCGGCGTTTTTGTAACTCCCTGCCGGTCTACAATCACCGCCATGAACAGAGAAAGAAACGGCCGCGCGCGAGCCACGGGGACAGCGTCGACGCCCCCAGCGGCGACGGGGACAGCGTCGACGCCCCCAGCGGCGACGGGGACAGCGTCGACGGCCCCGGCGGCGACGGGGACAGCGTCGAGGCCCTCGACGGCGACGGGGACAGCACCGACGCCTTCGACGGCGGCGGAGACGGCGTCCTCGCGCTGGTCGGGTGATACTCGTGTCTGACGAACCTGGCTTCGATCCGATAGAGCGCCGTGGGCTGTTGAGACGGCTCGGCGCTGGGAGTCTCTGCATGGCGGGGCTCACCGGCACCGGACTCTCGGGGACCGCCGCCGGGCAGTCGGCCCAACCGACCGTGGACCTCGCGACACCCGTCCACCCGGCCCGACACGAGGCGTCTGGACTGCTCTATGGGCTGAGCGCGGACGGCTCGGAGCCGTCGAGCGCGTGGCTCGAACCGATCGATCACGGCCTCCAGGTCGGCGGCGGCGCCCGAATCGCCAGTGGTGGCTGGGGAACGGCCGGAGAGAGCGGGTACGCGGCCCGCTGGGACTCGATCGTCCAGCAGTACGAGCGGGTCACGAGCGGTGGATCCGACGCCGAGTACTGCATCCGGATGAGCGACCTGTGGGGGGCGGACGCCACGCAGGCCGACACCGACCCACACCCGGGTGACGACGGGGACTGGAGCAGCTATTACGACTTCCTCGACCGGATCATGGACGACGTCGAGGCCGCCGGGATGGCGCGCGACGAGATCCAGTACGAGATCTGGAACGAACCGAACATCGATATTTTCTGGCCCCGATCCAGATCGCAGTACCACGAGATGTGGCAACACGGTGTCGAGCATATCCGGTCTCGACAGCCGGACGCCCGCATCGTCGGGCCGGGCCACACTCACTTCAGTCGGAATCTGATGGGCCAGTTTCTCGATATGACGGTCGAGACGGGGTCCGTGCCGGACATTCTCAACTGGCACGTCCTCCAGGCCAACAACGACGCAGTCGAGACGGCATCGGCGGTGCGGGACCTGTTGGCCGAGCGCGGTCTCGAACACCTCGACCTCGAAGTCAACGAGTACGTGCCCTCGGACCGGCAGAGTCCGGGCTACACGGCGTGGGATCTGGCTCGCGTCGAGAAGTCCGACATCGAGTACGCCGCACTGGGGAACTGGTCGTACTGTTGTGCGACGTCGGCGCTGTGTGCGACGCTCACCGAGGACGGGGCGGCACCGACCGGGCGGTGGTGGCTGTACGCCCGGTACGGACAGACCAGGGGTGAGGTCGTCCGCACCGAGGCGACCGACAGCATCGACTCGGCGGCGAACTGTAATCCGGAGGAGACCCAGTCGCGGATCGTCGTGGGAAATCACGGCGTCTCGGGCCAGGTCGACCTGCGGATTCAGAACCCTGACCGCATCAGCGACAGTCGCGTGCGGGTCAAAGTCGAGCGCCTACCCGACCAGGACGGCGGCGCGCTGCCAGCCCCGCTGGTCGCTCAGGACTACGTCACCGACGCCGGCAGCAATCATATGGTCGGCATCGACTGGTCGACACCGACCGACGCGTACGTCGTGACGGTCACGCCGGCGACGCCGGCGGTGCCGGAGGGCATCTATCGCATCGAGGCGGCCCACAGCGGTCACGTCCTCGGTGTCGCGGACGGGGCGACCGACGACGGCGCGGCCGTCACCCAGCAGGCCGATGCGGATGCTCGCCACCAGCGCTGGTCGCTCGACCACCTCGGAGACGGCGTCTACCGAATCGAGAACGTTGCTACCGGGAAGGTCCTGGACGTGGCGGACAGCGGTACCGAGAACGGGGCGACCGTCCACCAGTGGACCGACCTCGGCGCGGACAACCAGCGCTGGCACGTCGAACAGACCCGAAGCGACGTCTACAGGATCGAGGCGGTCCACAGCGGGAAGGTCCTCGATGTCGACGGGGGGTCCTCGGAGGCCGGCGCGACAGTCCACCAGTGGGTGGATCGGAGTGGCGACAATCAGCGCTGGCGCTTCGTCGCGGTCGAGAACGACCAGCCACCGACGCTGGGCGAGCGGGTGCCGACCGACCCGGACGGCGACGGCCTGTACGAAGACGTCAGTGGGAACGGTCGGGTCGATTTCCCGGACGTGAACCTGCTCTTCCAGAACACCGACACCGCGGCCGTCCAGGACAACACGGCGTTCTACGACTTCTCCGACGACGGCACGGTCGATCCGCAGGACGTCCTCGCACTGTTCGAGATGGTCTGATCGGTCGGTGTGCCTGATCGGCGGATCACACCGACGACCGCCGACGGGACGAAAACATCGAACTTAACAATTTAAAATTATATTAATGTAGTTAAAAGATAAAAACACATTTCCGGGATGGAGTCGTACGTAAGTATCAGTCCGTGACGTCTCGTCATGGTGTCACAGGGGAATCCGAAACATGACACGAGACACAGAATCCGAGCCGATAGCGGAATCGGCACCGACCGGCGAGGGTGAATCGACTTCGAAATCGACTGTCGCGATGGCTCGCCGGGAGTATCTCCAGTCTGTCGGGGCCGTCGGCGCATTCGGCGTCGCCGCGTCGTGTGGTAGCGCGGCGGCCCAGAGCGCCGAGGAGACCACCTACGAGAATCCACTCCATGGCCCGGATTTCGCGGATCCGACGATCCATCGGGCCGAGGACGGCACCTGGTGGGCCTACGCCTCGAACATGAGCTACAGCGATCCGGCCAACGAGACGCTGGTGCCGATCCTCTCCTCGCCGGATCTGGTGAACTGGACCGAGGAGGGCGAGGCGTTCGCGTCCGAACCGGGGTGGACCGAGGGGTCGATCTGGGCCCCCGACGTCCACTATCACGACGGCCAGTGGGTCCTCTTTTACTCGAAGTGGCCGGCCGACCGGGACGCCAACGCGGACCAGACGGGCATCGGCGTCGCGACGGCCGACACCCCCGGCGGCCCGTTCACCGACCACGGAGCGCTGTTCACGAATCCCGACCACCCTTATCCCGGCAACACCATCGACCCCTATTTCGTCGCCCACGAGGGCACCCCTTACCTCTTCTGGGGCAACTTCGCGGGTATCTATCACGTCGAACTCACCGCCGACCTGCGCGACTACCGATCGGGAACCTTCGGACAGATCGTCGGGGGTGCCTACGAGGGCTCGACCATCTTCGAGCGCGACGGTACCTGGTACTATTTCGGCTCGACCGGGGACTGCTGTGACGGGTTCGACAGTACCTACGAGATCGAAGTCGGGCGCTCGGAGGACGGTCTGTTCGGGCCGTACTACGATCGCGAGGGGACGCCCATGATGGAGCGCGACGAGTGGAACGCCGGTCCGACCCACCTCGGGGACAACGACCGCTTCGTCGCACCGGGCCACGGCGACGTGACCGTCGACGACGCGGGCAACCACTGGTTCGTCTATCACGCCTACGACACCGAGGGCCCGGAGATCGCCGGCCAGTACGGCTGGCCACCCGCACGGCAGTTGTTCCTCGACCGTGTGTACTGGACCGACGACGGCTGGCCGGTCGTCGGCGGCGACGGCACGCCGAGTCTGACCGCGCCGGTCCCGAACCTGGGGCAGCGACCCGCGCCGATCGAGGACGGCACCTATCGGATCCGAAACGCCCGGAGCGGGCACGCACTGGCCGTCGAGAGCACCGACGCGGGCGCGAGTGCGATCGTGACGACCGACGACGCCGGTGCGCACGACGAGTGGATCGTCACCCGACTATCGGGCGGCGCGTACGTCGTCGAGAACGCGGAGTCCGGCCTCGCACTGGAGGTCGCGGACGCCGCCACCAGCGACGGGGCCGACGTTCAGCAGTGGCACCCGAACGGCCACCCGACCCAGCGGTGGACGCTCCTCGACGACGGCGACGGGTCCCGACTGTGGAACGCCTGCGGGAATGCGGTCGGTGGGCGACAGGTAGCCGAGGTGGCGAACGCCTCGGAGTCGGCGGGCGCGACCGTCCAGCAGTGGACCGACAACGGCGGGAACCACCAGCGCTGGGAGTTCGTGCCGGTCGACGACCCCACGACGCCCGGTGACGGACCCCCGGCGCTGGGCGAGCAGGTGCCGACCGATCCGGACGGCGACGGCCTGTACGAGGACGTCTCGGGGGACGGCGACCTGAACTTCCCGGACGTGAACACGCTGTTCCAGCACACCGAGTCGGCGGCGGTCCAGGACGACGCCGCGTTCTACGACTTCTCCGGCGACGGTGTCGTCGACATGCAAGACGTGCTCGCGCTGTTCGAGATGGTCTGATCGGTCGACTCCGCGACGGCGCCATCCGAACGGTCGCGTGTGATCGCGAGCGTGTCTGGGTGAGCGTTTCGATGATTCCACTCCGAATTTTTCGCGGTGTCTGATTTCGAGGAAAAATCCTTTGGCGCCAGCTGTCGTATCGATGAACGAGTCCGTACAGAACCGGGTGGCGGGGGGAACGGACGTGAGACGACTCTGCACATGACACGAGATATCGAATCACCGGATGGGGAGGAATCGACGACGGACGAGGACGGATCGACCGGGCGGGTCGACCGGCGGGACTACCTGCGCGCGATCGGGGGCCTCGGCATCGGGGGGCTGGGGACGGCGGGCGTCGGTGCGCTGACCGGGACGGCCACGGCCCAGACGGCCTTCGACGAAAGCGCTGCCGACGAGCGCATTCGGGAGACTCAGACGGGCCCGCTCACCGTCGAGGTCGTCGACGAGAACGGCGACCCCGTGTCGGGCGCGTCGGTCGACGTCGAGATGACCGAACACGATTTCGACTGGGGCACGATGGTCAACGCCGGGACGCTGCTCGATCGATTCGGGGAGGGCAGCGACTACCGCCAGTACCTCCAGGAACTGTTCAACACGGCCGTTCTGGAGAACATCCACAAGTGGGCCATCTGGGAGGGCAACATCCAACAGGCCGACGACGCCGTCGACTGGCTCGACGAGCACGGCTTTCGGATCCGCGGGCACACCTGTGTCTACGGCGTCGACTACGCGATTCCGAACGACGTCCTCACGGCGGCTCAGAACGGTGACGGCCAGACCGTCCGCGACCGGACGATGGCCCACCTCCGGGAGATCATCACTCACTACGGCGATCAGATCCAGGAGTGGGACGTCGTCAACGAGGCCGTCCACCGCGGGAAACTCCAGCAAGGCGAGTATTCGGGCGTCGATCCCGAGAACCCGATGTCCAGCCAGACCAAGCCCTGGACGACCGATCTGCTGGCCGACTGGTATCGCGAGGCCGAGTCGGTGATCGAGGCAAACGGCCTCGACGTCGAGACCGCGACGAACGACTTCAACACGATGACGTGGGACCAGGACGAGTACTACGAACAGGTCCAGTTCCTCCTCGATCAGGGCATCGATCTGGACGCGATCGGCCACCAGACCCACCTCGGATCGTCGACGAACCCATCGGGCCAGTCCTGGAGCTACGCGACGATCGACGCGGTCTTCGAGCGGTTCGCCGCGCTCGACGCCAACCAGCGGATCACCGAGTTCGACATGGCCGGTGACGGCTGGAGCGGGCAACAACAGCGCGCCGAGGCGTTCCGGGCCTTCCTCAAGACCGCCTACGGCCACCCCGATGTCGACCAGTTCGTGATGTGGGGGATGTGGGACGAGACGCACTGGCGCGACGAAGCGCCCTTCTTCGACGAGGACTGGTCCGAGAAACCTGCCCTCGACGTCTGGCGCACCCTCGTCCTCGACGAGTGGTGGACCGACGCCTCCGAGACGACCGCTGACGACGGGACCGCGACGGTCGACGCGTTCCTCGGTGAGCACGACGTACGCGTCGAGACGAGCGACGGCACCACGGTCACGGAGACGGTCGCGGTCACCGACTCGTCCGCGGGCGCACGGATGACGGTCACCGTCGACGTGCCGACCACCGAGGGCCCGAACTGGGTGTCGGAGCCAGCGCCGACCGATCCGGACGGCGACGGCCTGTACGAGGACGTCTCGGGCGACGGTGACCTGAACTTCCCGGACGTGAATCGGCTGTTCCAGACCACCGAGTCGACAGAGGTTCAGGACAACGCCGAGTATCTCGATTTCGACGGCGACGGCGACGTCGACATGCAGGACGTCCTCGCGCTGTTCGAGCGGGTCTGACCGACCCGAATCCGTCCCGACGGCACTCGATCGGACCGAATCGTGGTCTCGGAGGGGGGACCGACCGGCCACACGCGACTCACAGA belongs to Halococcoides cellulosivorans and includes:
- a CDS encoding TrmB family transcriptional regulator: MTRSLTEALTRWGFSDTEVDVYLAALEAGQAPASEIADTADVSRRHVYRVSERLAEVGLVDVRDQYQPTLIRATPSEEVAEIMQRRQKTIVTEIDQHRGGPDEPIGGVEVIKHTATVLDRTRSLIAAADELVFVTAPADLVERLAEDLQAARERGVIVLVFTEDVAGLSQPFEQIASVVRVREDFDLFHQFALAVDSFRALVGTPEAMDHHADERFGPALAVEGEYVTPRICASFLEYEWKLGVERAVPEPVSLPATFEGFTPAVVHAALHRSAGTDLHATVVTRPIERDRSDRDTRTTIEGAVSAVRQGIVEPYRKSFLFEQSMTIDTDTGEVTVAGPGAMFEDFVATRVTLQRGSDVDS
- a CDS encoding RICIN domain-containing protein, producing the protein MSDEPGFDPIERRGLLRRLGAGSLCMAGLTGTGLSGTAAGQSAQPTVDLATPVHPARHEASGLLYGLSADGSEPSSAWLEPIDHGLQVGGGARIASGGWGTAGESGYAARWDSIVQQYERVTSGGSDAEYCIRMSDLWGADATQADTDPHPGDDGDWSSYYDFLDRIMDDVEAAGMARDEIQYEIWNEPNIDIFWPRSRSQYHEMWQHGVEHIRSRQPDARIVGPGHTHFSRNLMGQFLDMTVETGSVPDILNWHVLQANNDAVETASAVRDLLAERGLEHLDLEVNEYVPSDRQSPGYTAWDLARVEKSDIEYAALGNWSYCCATSALCATLTEDGAAPTGRWWLYARYGQTRGEVVRTEATDSIDSAANCNPEETQSRIVVGNHGVSGQVDLRIQNPDRISDSRVRVKVERLPDQDGGALPAPLVAQDYVTDAGSNHMVGIDWSTPTDAYVVTVTPATPAVPEGIYRIEAAHSGHVLGVADGATDDGAAVTQQADADARHQRWSLDHLGDGVYRIENVATGKVLDVADSGTENGATVHQWTDLGADNQRWHVEQTRSDVYRIEAVHSGKVLDVDGGSSEAGATVHQWVDRSGDNQRWRFVAVENDQPPTLGERVPTDPDGDGLYEDVSGNGRVDFPDVNLLFQNTDTAAVQDNTAFYDFSDDGTVDPQDVLALFEMV
- a CDS encoding family 43 glycosylhydrolase: MARREYLQSVGAVGAFGVAASCGSAAAQSAEETTYENPLHGPDFADPTIHRAEDGTWWAYASNMSYSDPANETLVPILSSPDLVNWTEEGEAFASEPGWTEGSIWAPDVHYHDGQWVLFYSKWPADRDANADQTGIGVATADTPGGPFTDHGALFTNPDHPYPGNTIDPYFVAHEGTPYLFWGNFAGIYHVELTADLRDYRSGTFGQIVGGAYEGSTIFERDGTWYYFGSTGDCCDGFDSTYEIEVGRSEDGLFGPYYDREGTPMMERDEWNAGPTHLGDNDRFVAPGHGDVTVDDAGNHWFVYHAYDTEGPEIAGQYGWPPARQLFLDRVYWTDDGWPVVGGDGTPSLTAPVPNLGQRPAPIEDGTYRIRNARSGHALAVESTDAGASAIVTTDDAGAHDEWIVTRLSGGAYVVENAESGLALEVADAATSDGADVQQWHPNGHPTQRWTLLDDGDGSRLWNACGNAVGGRQVAEVANASESAGATVQQWTDNGGNHQRWEFVPVDDPTTPGDGPPALGEQVPTDPDGDGLYEDVSGDGDLNFPDVNTLFQHTESAAVQDDAAFYDFSGDGVVDMQDVLALFEMV
- a CDS encoding endo-1,4-beta-xylanase, coding for MTRDIESPDGEESTTDEDGSTGRVDRRDYLRAIGGLGIGGLGTAGVGALTGTATAQTAFDESAADERIRETQTGPLTVEVVDENGDPVSGASVDVEMTEHDFDWGTMVNAGTLLDRFGEGSDYRQYLQELFNTAVLENIHKWAIWEGNIQQADDAVDWLDEHGFRIRGHTCVYGVDYAIPNDVLTAAQNGDGQTVRDRTMAHLREIITHYGDQIQEWDVVNEAVHRGKLQQGEYSGVDPENPMSSQTKPWTTDLLADWYREAESVIEANGLDVETATNDFNTMTWDQDEYYEQVQFLLDQGIDLDAIGHQTHLGSSTNPSGQSWSYATIDAVFERFAALDANQRITEFDMAGDGWSGQQQRAEAFRAFLKTAYGHPDVDQFVMWGMWDETHWRDEAPFFDEDWSEKPALDVWRTLVLDEWWTDASETTADDGTATVDAFLGEHDVRVETSDGTTVTETVAVTDSSAGARMTVTVDVPTTEGPNWVSEPAPTDPDGDGLYEDVSGDGDLNFPDVNRLFQTTESTEVQDNAEYLDFDGDGDVDMQDVLALFERV